A window of Salmo trutta chromosome 5, fSalTru1.1, whole genome shotgun sequence contains these coding sequences:
- the LOC115194865 gene encoding equistatin-like: MAILTIILLVSTAFALGDAGIRPMTPCERARYAATHGPIGAYIPTCDAAGRYTPKQCSGSTGYCWCVTTTGQKIQGTETPPGTAINC, translated from the exons ATGGCCATATTGACCATCATTCTGCTTGTTAGCACAGCTTTTGCTCTGGGAG ATGCTGGGATACGACCCATGACCCCCTGTGAGCGTGCTAGATATGCCGCAACACATGGCCCAATTGGAGCCTACATCCCCACGTGTGACGCCGCTGGACGATACACCCCTAAGCAATGTTCTGGCTCTACAG GTTACTGTTGGTGTGTGACCACTACTGGACAGAAGATTCAGGGTACGGAGACTCCACCAGGCACTGCTATCAACTGCTAG